A genomic stretch from Bradyrhizobium sp. 195 includes:
- a CDS encoding molybdopterin biosynthesis protein, with protein sequence MTMIPRSQERSALEQEQFLKILSREEALARFEAALFPRPIPSEVRKLADALGAALAEDVTAPIDVPPFDRSNVDGFAVRSADVVAAGEGKPVRLGLNGETIHCGTAPALQVAAGTATAIATGGPLPRGADAVVMVEHTQPAGSDAIEIRRATSPGQFVSYAGSDIARGEALLRAGTLIGSREIGMLAACGIAEVTVARKPRVAVISTGDELVQPGQPLAPAGIYDTNGAIVTAAIDENGGEAVFHGAVPDDEAKLEAAMRRALANADMLVLSGGTSKGAGDLSHRIIGRLGQPGIIAHGVALKPGKPLCLAVCGGKPVVILPGFPTSAMFTFHDMIVPMLRKMAGLPPRSDAKVSATVPVRIASELGRTEFVMVSLVEGKDRLIAYPSGKGSGAITSFAQADGFLRIDALADQMPAGTEAEVTLFTPHVRVPDLVIVGSHCTGLDLVTAKLAHAGLTVRSIAVGSLGGLAAAKRGECDLAPIHLFDDQSETYNAPYLVEGLELVPGWRRMQGIVYRKGDRRFEGFGAKDAVAAALVDPACIMVNRNQGAGTRILIDRLLGGARPEGYWNQPRSHNAVAAAVVQHRADWGMTIAPVAHAVGLGFIPLAEEHYDFALVTARKDRPAVRAFLDALGSDDARAALERAGFRPA encoded by the coding sequence ATGACGATGATTCCGCGATCGCAAGAGCGCAGCGCGCTCGAACAGGAGCAGTTCCTCAAGATCCTGTCGCGGGAGGAAGCGCTGGCACGCTTCGAGGCGGCACTGTTCCCGCGCCCGATTCCGAGCGAGGTGCGCAAGCTCGCCGATGCACTCGGTGCGGCACTCGCCGAAGACGTCACGGCGCCGATCGATGTTCCCCCGTTTGACCGCTCCAATGTCGACGGCTTTGCCGTGCGTTCGGCGGATGTCGTCGCGGCGGGCGAAGGCAAGCCTGTTCGCCTCGGGCTGAACGGCGAAACCATCCACTGCGGCACCGCGCCGGCACTGCAAGTGGCGGCTGGAACCGCAACGGCGATCGCCACCGGCGGTCCGCTGCCGCGCGGCGCCGATGCCGTCGTCATGGTCGAGCACACCCAACCGGCAGGATCTGATGCGATCGAGATTCGTCGCGCCACGTCTCCGGGGCAGTTCGTCTCCTACGCCGGGTCCGACATCGCGCGAGGCGAAGCGCTGCTGCGCGCCGGCACGCTCATCGGCTCGCGCGAGATCGGCATGCTGGCCGCTTGCGGCATCGCCGAGGTGACTGTGGCGCGCAAGCCGCGTGTGGCCGTCATCTCCACCGGCGACGAATTGGTGCAGCCGGGCCAGCCGCTCGCGCCTGCCGGCATCTACGACACCAATGGTGCGATCGTCACGGCTGCGATCGACGAGAATGGCGGTGAGGCGGTTTTCCACGGCGCCGTTCCCGACGATGAAGCCAAGCTTGAAGCCGCCATGCGCCGCGCGCTGGCGAACGCCGACATGCTGGTGCTGTCTGGCGGTACGTCGAAGGGCGCGGGCGATTTGTCTCACCGCATCATCGGCCGGCTCGGCCAGCCCGGCATCATCGCGCATGGCGTTGCGCTCAAGCCCGGCAAGCCACTGTGCCTTGCGGTGTGCGGCGGCAAGCCGGTGGTGATCCTGCCGGGATTTCCGACCTCGGCGATGTTCACCTTCCACGACATGATCGTGCCGATGCTGCGCAAGATGGCCGGACTGCCGCCGCGCTCCGATGCCAAGGTCAGCGCAACCGTTCCAGTCCGCATCGCTTCCGAGCTCGGCCGCACCGAATTCGTCATGGTCTCGCTGGTCGAGGGCAAGGATCGCCTGATCGCCTATCCCTCCGGCAAGGGCTCCGGCGCAATCACGTCCTTCGCGCAGGCCGACGGCTTTCTGCGCATCGACGCGCTCGCCGACCAGATGCCGGCCGGGACTGAAGCCGAGGTGACGCTGTTCACGCCGCATGTGCGCGTGCCCGATCTCGTCATCGTCGGCAGCCATTGCACCGGCCTCGATCTCGTCACTGCAAAACTCGCGCATGCCGGCCTGACCGTGCGCTCGATCGCGGTCGGCAGCCTCGGCGGACTCGCGGCCGCAAAACGTGGCGAATGCGACCTCGCGCCGATCCATCTGTTCGACGATCAAAGCGAGACCTACAACGCGCCCTATCTTGTCGAGGGGCTCGAACTCGTTCCGGGTTGGCGCCGAATGCAGGGCATTGTCTACCGCAAGGGCGACCGGCGTTTCGAAGGTTTTGGTGCGAAGGACGCCGTTGCCGCGGCGCTCGTTGACCCCGCCTGCATCATGGTCAACCGCAACCAGGGCGCCGGCACGCGCATCTTGATCGATCGGCTGCTCGGCGGCGCGCGCCCGGAAGGCTATTGGAATCAGCCGCGCTCGCATAACGCGGTTGCCGCCGCCGTCGTGCAGCACCGCGCCGACTGGGGCATGACCATTGCGCCGGTCGCCCATGCGGTCGGCCTCGGCTTCATTCCGCTCGCGGAAGAGCATTATGACTTCGCGCTGGTGACCGCGCGCAAGGACCGGCCGGCGGTGCGGGCGTTCCTTGATGCACTCGGCTCGGACGATGCACGCGCCGCGCTGGAGCGGGCTGGATTTCGGCCCGCGTAG
- a CDS encoding molybdopterin-binding protein, giving the protein MTQRLPSSLTPLEIALAALLNGLEPVAPVELPLTDAAGCIAVGTPLLAAHPPHDIAAADGFALCANDLVGASSYSPLPLTKVPQWVEAGEAMPAGCDCVLDADAVEVAGPLAQVLAEGVPGQDVRRAGSDMAERTPAGAEGCPVGAADLLLARVAGLEKLAVRRPRLRIVNVPGATATMHMIAGIAHAAGLGVETRQSGARDQASIAEVLDASSCDLLLTVGGSGVGHGDASVMALAQRGEVLAHGLALQPGRTAAVGRLGRIPVVALPGSPDPALAVWLALVLPLVDHLSARRPRRQMILPLARKIASSVGIAEMALLSLEHHAWMPLAVGEWPLHAIARADAWLLIPASHEGFAAGTSVDAYLMRA; this is encoded by the coding sequence ATGACCCAGCGCCTGCCGTCCTCGCTCACCCCGCTCGAGATCGCGCTCGCCGCGTTGCTGAACGGGCTCGAGCCGGTTGCACCGGTGGAGTTGCCACTGACCGACGCGGCCGGTTGCATTGCTGTGGGCACTCCGCTGCTTGCGGCCCATCCGCCGCACGACATTGCCGCCGCGGACGGTTTTGCGCTCTGCGCCAATGATCTCGTCGGCGCGTCCTCCTATTCGCCGCTGCCTTTGACGAAGGTGCCGCAATGGGTCGAAGCCGGCGAAGCGATGCCGGCGGGATGCGACTGTGTGCTCGATGCCGACGCGGTGGAGGTGGCGGGGCCGCTCGCGCAGGTGCTGGCGGAAGGCGTGCCGGGGCAGGACGTCAGGCGCGCCGGGAGCGACATGGCGGAACGCACGCCTGCCGGCGCCGAGGGTTGTCCGGTCGGTGCGGCTGATCTGCTGCTGGCGCGCGTTGCGGGTCTGGAGAAACTCGCCGTGCGCCGGCCCCGGCTGCGCATCGTCAATGTGCCGGGCGCAACGGCAACGATGCACATGATCGCCGGGATCGCGCATGCAGCGGGGCTGGGTGTCGAAACGCGCCAAAGCGGTGCACGCGATCAGGCGTCAATTGCCGAGGTGCTCGATGCGTCCTCTTGTGATCTCCTGCTGACCGTGGGCGGCAGCGGCGTTGGCCACGGGGATGCCTCTGTCATGGCGCTGGCCCAGCGTGGCGAGGTGCTCGCCCATGGCCTTGCGCTTCAGCCCGGACGCACCGCCGCGGTCGGTCGGCTCGGGCGGATTCCCGTGGTTGCCTTGCCCGGCTCGCCCGATCCTGCGCTTGCGGTCTGGCTCGCGCTCGTGCTGCCGCTCGTCGACCATTTGTCCGCGCGCCGGCCCCGCCGACAGATGATCCTGCCGCTTGCGCGCAAAATCGCATCCAGTGTCGGCATCGCTGAAATGGCTCTGCTGTCTCTGGAACATCACGCGTGGATGCCGCTTGCCGTGGGCGAATGGCCGCTCCACGCGATTGCCCGTGCCGATGCATGGCTGCTCATCCCCGCCAGCCACGAGGGATTCGCGGCGGGCACGTCGGTCGATGCCTATCTGATGCGGGCATGA
- a CDS encoding ABC transporter substrate-binding protein — translation MAVRRLSVAFALFCGLAAGVAASSAEDRAIVLSSTTSTQDSGLLDYLLPIFQDKTGIEVTVIARRADEVLNGPRRGEADVVLMHARPQEEKFVADGFGVKRFNVMYNDYVLIGPKSDPAAVKGKDIVTALKAIEAKGAPFVTRGDRSGTHAAELALWIVAGIDIGAAKGAWYREVGQGMTSALDAARAANAYVLSERGSWISFRDRGDLDIVVEGDRRLLNQYGVMLVNPEKFPNVKKDLAQTFIDWLTSPEGQTAIAGYKVDGQQLFFPNSDRSGG, via the coding sequence ATGGCCGTCCGCCGCCTGTCCGTTGCATTCGCGCTCTTCTGCGGCCTCGCCGCGGGCGTTGCGGCGTCATCCGCGGAGGACCGCGCGATCGTGCTGAGCTCGACCACATCGACGCAGGATTCCGGCCTGCTCGACTATCTGCTGCCGATCTTCCAGGACAAGACCGGCATCGAGGTGACCGTGATCGCGCGGCGTGCCGATGAGGTGCTCAACGGGCCGCGACGGGGCGAAGCCGACGTCGTGCTGATGCACGCGCGGCCGCAGGAGGAGAAATTCGTCGCCGACGGGTTTGGCGTAAAGCGCTTCAACGTGATGTACAACGACTATGTGCTGATCGGGCCGAAGAGCGATCCGGCAGCCGTGAAGGGCAAGGACATCGTGACGGCGCTGAAGGCGATCGAAGCCAAAGGCGCGCCGTTCGTGACGCGCGGCGATCGGTCGGGCACCCACGCCGCGGAGCTCGCGCTCTGGATCGTCGCCGGCATCGACATCGGCGCTGCGAAGGGCGCCTGGTATCGCGAGGTCGGGCAGGGCATGACCTCGGCCCTCGACGCCGCGCGCGCCGCGAATGCCTATGTGCTGTCGGAGCGCGGCAGCTGGATCTCGTTCAGGGATCGCGGAGATCTCGACATTGTGGTCGAAGGCGACCGGCGGCTGCTCAATCAGTACGGCGTGATGCTGGTGAACCCCGAGAAGTTTCCGAACGTGAAGAAGGATCTCGCGCAGACCTTCATCGACTGGCTGACCTCGCCGGAGGGGCAGACGGCGATCGCCGGCTACAAGGTCGACGGACAGCAGCTGTTCTTCCCGAATTCGGACCGGTCGGGCGGTTGA
- a CDS encoding helix-turn-helix transcriptional regulator: protein MEFLTTSEAADYLRLGERKLYELVTTGAIPCTKVTGKWLFPRHELDLWVLSGLARPAGMLIAEPPPVVGGSQDELLDWSLRESGSGLGSMSEGSMRGLERLQRNEVMAAAVHFHGLDASDDLAGDASVEVLRAAPDLHDAVLVAFVRREQGLVLPQGNPKHLHGLTDVLARGAKMAMRQQGTGAQMLLDVLLKRAGASTRDLRRAEAPCLTGPDLAELVRAGQADCGIATRATARSAGLDFVPLVWENFDLAMRQRSYFRPAMQALLRFLGERRLRQRAEELTGYDPSSAGQIRFAA from the coding sequence ATGGAATTCCTGACGACCAGCGAAGCCGCCGATTACCTTCGGCTCGGCGAACGCAAGCTTTACGAACTCGTCACCACCGGCGCGATCCCCTGCACCAAGGTGACCGGGAAGTGGCTCTTCCCACGGCACGAGCTCGATCTCTGGGTGCTGTCGGGCCTCGCGCGTCCGGCCGGCATGCTGATCGCGGAGCCGCCGCCGGTCGTGGGCGGCAGCCAGGACGAACTGCTGGATTGGAGCCTGCGCGAGTCCGGGTCCGGGCTGGGATCGATGAGCGAGGGCAGCATGCGCGGGCTCGAGCGCCTGCAGCGCAACGAGGTGATGGCGGCGGCGGTGCACTTCCACGGCCTGGATGCTTCCGACGATCTCGCCGGCGATGCCAGTGTCGAAGTGCTGCGCGCCGCTCCCGACCTGCATGATGCGGTGCTGGTGGCGTTCGTACGCCGCGAGCAGGGTCTCGTGCTGCCGCAAGGCAATCCCAAGCACCTGCACGGCCTGACCGACGTGCTCGCGCGCGGCGCCAAAATGGCGATGCGGCAGCAGGGCACGGGCGCGCAGATGCTGCTCGACGTGCTGCTGAAGCGCGCGGGCGCTTCGACACGGGATTTGCGCCGGGCCGAGGCGCCGTGCCTGACCGGTCCGGACCTTGCCGAACTGGTCCGCGCCGGCCAGGCCGATTGCGGCATTGCGACCCGCGCCACCGCGCGCTCGGCTGGTCTGGATTTCGTGCCGCTGGTCTGGGAGAACTTTGACCTCGCGATGCGGCAGCGCAGCTATTTCCGCCCCGCTATGCAGGCCCTGCTCCGCTTCCTGGGCGAACGGCGGCTGCGGCAGCGCGCCGAGGAGCTGACCGGCTATGATCCCTCATCCGCAGGCCAGATCCGCTTCGCAGCCTGA
- a CDS encoding ABC transporter substrate-binding protein, translating to MNPTRFGLPVAAALTAALMSGAAMAQVSDDVVKIGVLTDMNGPASAPTGQGSVTAAQMAIDDFGGTVLGKPISIVIGDHQLKADIGGTIARRWYDVDQVDLIVDVPVSAVGLAVQNVANEKKRLFITHSTGTADFHGKFCSPYAIQWVFDTRALAVGTADAVVKRGGDSWFFITDDYAFGHSLERDASAVVTANGGKVLGSVRPPLATPDLSSFVLQAQASKAKIIGIAAGPPNNMNEIKTGSEFGVFKGGQQMAALLALITDIHGLGLQAAQGLLLTTSFYWDMDDKTREWSKRYFAKMNKMPSMWQAGVYSSVMHYLNAIKESGTDDPLKVAAKMREKPIEDFFARNGKLREDNLMVHDLWLVQVKTPEESKYPWDYYKILTTISGDKAFGPPDQACPLVKK from the coding sequence GTGAATCCAACCAGATTTGGACTACCGGTCGCGGCCGCCTTGACGGCGGCGCTGATGTCGGGTGCCGCAATGGCGCAGGTGTCCGACGACGTCGTCAAGATCGGCGTGCTCACCGACATGAACGGCCCGGCCTCCGCGCCGACCGGCCAGGGCTCGGTGACGGCGGCGCAGATGGCGATCGACGATTTCGGCGGCACCGTGCTCGGCAAGCCGATCAGCATCGTGATCGGCGACCATCAGCTCAAGGCCGACATCGGCGGCACCATCGCGCGGCGCTGGTACGACGTCGACCAGGTCGATCTGATCGTCGACGTGCCGGTCTCGGCGGTCGGGCTCGCGGTGCAGAACGTCGCCAACGAGAAGAAGCGGCTGTTCATCACCCACTCGACCGGCACCGCCGATTTCCACGGCAAGTTCTGCTCGCCTTATGCGATCCAGTGGGTGTTCGACACCCGCGCGCTCGCGGTCGGCACCGCGGATGCGGTGGTCAAGCGCGGCGGCGACAGCTGGTTCTTCATCACCGACGACTATGCCTTCGGCCATTCGCTGGAGCGCGACGCCTCCGCGGTCGTCACGGCCAATGGCGGCAAGGTGCTGGGCTCGGTGCGGCCGCCGCTGGCAACGCCGGACCTCTCCTCCTTCGTGCTGCAGGCGCAGGCGTCCAAGGCCAAGATCATCGGCATCGCTGCCGGTCCACCCAACAACATGAACGAGATCAAGACGGGCTCGGAGTTCGGCGTGTTCAAGGGCGGCCAGCAGATGGCGGCGTTGCTGGCGCTGATCACCGACATCCACGGCCTCGGCCTGCAGGCCGCGCAGGGCCTGCTCCTGACGACCTCGTTCTATTGGGACATGGATGACAAGACCCGCGAATGGTCGAAGCGCTATTTCGCCAAGATGAACAAGATGCCGTCGATGTGGCAGGCCGGCGTCTATTCCAGCGTGATGCACTATCTCAACGCCATCAAGGAAAGCGGCACCGACGATCCGCTCAAGGTCGCCGCAAAAATGCGCGAGAAGCCGATCGAGGATTTCTTCGCCCGCAACGGCAAATTGCGCGAAGACAATCTGATGGTGCACGATCTCTGGCTGGTGCAGGTGAAGACGCCGGAGGAGAGCAAATATCCGTGGGACTATTACAAGATCCTCACGACGATCTCCGGCGACAAGGCGTTCGGTCCGCCGGACCAGGCGTGTCCGCTGGTGAAGAAGTGA
- a CDS encoding TAXI family TRAP transporter solute-binding subunit, protein MRFASILIGAALLLGPAAAQTGGTAISTITISLGTATPGGGFPLYGNAFADVMNAADPQISIAPRNTKGSNENIPLLEKGELDLALVAGEPAYEAFAGIGRAPVRLKILTAIYSNPGMFVVRADSPYKTIQDLVGQRVAFGAKGSGLPILARYVLDGLGLKQDEDFKAVYLDRAGDGPAMVEDGRVAALWGAGIGWPGFAAVASSTSGARFIAPSAEEIARIRAKHAFLKPLLVPAGSYPTQTAPIASLGSWSFVLTREDLPDDVAYRLAKTLHGVEANFCKKLAQACETTAANTVAAAPRPELIHPGVMKYFREIGVVR, encoded by the coding sequence ATGAGATTCGCATCCATCCTCATCGGCGCGGCGCTGCTCCTAGGCCCCGCGGCTGCGCAAACCGGAGGCACGGCCATTTCGACCATCACGATCAGTCTGGGCACCGCGACACCCGGCGGCGGCTTTCCGCTCTATGGCAACGCTTTTGCGGACGTGATGAACGCGGCCGATCCGCAAATCTCCATCGCACCCCGCAACACCAAGGGCAGCAACGAGAACATCCCGCTGCTGGAGAAGGGCGAGCTCGACCTCGCGCTGGTCGCGGGCGAGCCGGCTTATGAAGCCTTTGCCGGCATCGGCCGCGCACCTGTGCGGCTGAAGATCCTCACGGCGATCTATTCCAACCCCGGCATGTTCGTGGTGCGGGCGGACAGTCCCTACAAGACGATCCAGGATCTCGTCGGACAGCGCGTGGCATTCGGCGCCAAAGGCTCGGGCCTTCCGATCCTGGCGCGCTACGTGCTGGATGGACTCGGGTTGAAGCAGGACGAGGATTTCAAGGCCGTCTATCTCGACCGTGCCGGCGACGGCCCCGCGATGGTCGAAGACGGCCGCGTCGCCGCACTCTGGGGCGCCGGCATCGGCTGGCCCGGCTTCGCCGCGGTCGCATCGAGCACGTCAGGCGCGCGCTTCATCGCACCGAGCGCGGAGGAGATCGCGCGCATCCGCGCCAAGCATGCATTCCTGAAGCCGCTGCTGGTGCCGGCGGGCAGCTATCCGACGCAGACCGCGCCGATCGCCTCGCTCGGCTCCTGGAGCTTCGTGCTGACGCGCGAGGATTTGCCGGATGATGTCGCCTATCGCCTGGCGAAGACGCTGCACGGCGTTGAAGCAAATTTCTGCAAGAAGCTCGCCCAGGCCTGCGAGACCACGGCCGCGAACACGGTCGCGGCCGCGCCGAGGCCGGAGCTGATCCATCCCGGCGTGATGAAGTACTTTCGCGAAATCGGCGTGGTGAGGTGA
- a CDS encoding Bug family tripartite tricarboxylate transporter substrate binding protein, whose protein sequence is MLRILRKGIFGLAILTGLFSATPPASAAYPDRPVHWLIGFSAGGPVDIVARIMAQWLSDRLGQQFIVENRTGSGGNIAAAAAINSPPDGYTLLFVAPNNAISTSLYKKLPFDFLRDTTPVASIMQLTNMLVVSNAFPAKTVQEFVDYCKANPGKISFASSGNGTSVHMSAELFKVMTKCDMVHVPYRGSAIAFPDIISNKVQLIFDNLPSALEQAKGGNVRALGVTSPQRWPSVPDVPAIAETVPGFESIGFYGISAPKGTPPEVIEILNKAVGEALKDPKLVARLTEVGGLPKPMTPAEFGKLVSDETEKWKKVVEFAGVSVD, encoded by the coding sequence ATGTTGCGAATTTTGCGTAAGGGTATTTTTGGGCTCGCAATCCTCACAGGTCTTTTCAGCGCAACGCCTCCCGCCTCCGCCGCCTATCCCGACCGCCCCGTGCACTGGCTGATCGGCTTTTCCGCCGGCGGCCCGGTCGACATCGTGGCGCGGATCATGGCGCAGTGGCTGTCGGATCGTCTCGGCCAGCAATTCATCGTCGAGAACCGCACCGGCTCCGGCGGCAACATCGCCGCTGCGGCCGCGATCAACTCGCCGCCGGATGGCTACACGCTGCTGTTCGTCGCGCCCAACAACGCGATCTCGACCTCGCTCTACAAGAAGCTGCCGTTCGACTTTTTGCGCGACACCACCCCCGTGGCCAGCATCATGCAGCTCACCAACATGCTGGTCGTCTCCAATGCGTTTCCGGCCAAGACGGTCCAGGAGTTCGTCGACTACTGCAAGGCCAATCCCGGAAAGATCTCCTTTGCTTCGTCCGGCAACGGCACCTCGGTGCACATGTCGGCGGAGCTGTTCAAGGTGATGACGAAGTGCGACATGGTTCACGTGCCCTATCGCGGATCTGCCATCGCATTCCCCGACATCATCTCCAACAAGGTGCAGCTGATCTTCGACAATCTGCCCTCCGCGCTGGAGCAGGCCAAAGGCGGCAATGTCCGCGCGCTGGGCGTGACCTCGCCGCAGCGCTGGCCGAGCGTGCCCGATGTGCCCGCAATCGCCGAGACCGTGCCGGGCTTCGAATCGATCGGCTTCTACGGCATCTCCGCGCCGAAGGGCACGCCACCCGAGGTGATCGAGATCCTCAACAAGGCCGTCGGCGAAGCGCTGAAGGACCCGAAGCTGGTCGCCCGCCTCACCGAAGTCGGCGGCCTCCCCAAGCCGATGACACCCGCCGAATTCGGCAAGCTGGTCTCCGACGAGACCGAGAAGTGGAAGAAGGTCGTGGAGTTCGCCGGGGTCTCGGTGGACTAG
- a CDS encoding arylsulfatase: protein MNDERSSWRPSPKLLLATGLATLLVALPGLLAAPAAAQQITGTPGTPGATMTLDGKQLPPEPPKFGGVIEETAKDSKPYWPPSVVPPKGAPNVLLIMTDDQGYGVSGTFGGVVPTPAMDRVAKAGLRYTQFHSTALCSPTRAALITGRNHHSVGFGVIGEMSTGYPGYNSVIGQESATVGTILRDNGFATSWFGKNHNTPTYVYSSAGPFDQWPIGMGFEYFYGFMGGETDQWTPYLFKNTTQIFPWVGKSGYNLITDMADEAINYMNGLNASAPDKPFFVYYVPGGTHSPHQPKKEWIDKFKGKFDMGWEKLREQIFANQKRLGVVPANTELTPWPDTLPKWDSLSLIQKKLYAREAEVFAAYAAYTDNEIGRVIQAVEDMGKLDNTLIIYISGDNGTSAEGTLEGTPNQMTAYNGVLKLPEAELMLHYENWGSDKTYPHMSVAWSWAFDTPFKWTKQVASHFGGTRQGMAISWPGHIKDVGGIRSQFHHIVDIVPTILEATGIPAPATVNGIKQKPIEGVSMAYTFDQANANAPSKRDTQYFEMFANRGIYHDGWYACTTPPAAPWLLGTAKLPEISEYKWELYNIAEDFSQANDLAARNPDKLKELQALFMTEAGKYQVLPLDNSVLPRLTTPRPSATAGRTEFTYKGVNPGIPVDNAPNIMNKNYTITADITVPQGGAEGMIVTLGGRFSGYGLYLLKGKPVFVYNMLDLKRYRWESGVGARDWLGTALKPGKHIIAFDFKYDGPGYGKGGAGVLSVDGKEVSRQSIPHSTSFIMAIDESFDVGVDTRTGVDDSYKLPFQFTGKIDKLTFKLGPTQVSSDEHRIIQHARVRASD from the coding sequence ATGAACGATGAACGGAGCAGTTGGCGACCGAGCCCAAAATTGCTGTTGGCCACCGGGCTTGCGACATTGCTCGTCGCTTTGCCGGGGCTTCTCGCTGCGCCGGCGGCGGCGCAACAGATCACCGGCACGCCGGGCACGCCCGGCGCTACGATGACACTCGATGGCAAGCAGCTTCCGCCCGAACCTCCGAAGTTCGGCGGCGTGATCGAGGAAACCGCAAAGGACTCAAAGCCATACTGGCCACCGTCCGTCGTCCCGCCCAAGGGCGCGCCAAACGTGCTGCTGATCATGACCGACGACCAGGGTTACGGTGTGTCCGGCACTTTCGGTGGTGTTGTTCCGACCCCGGCGATGGATCGCGTCGCCAAGGCGGGTCTGCGCTATACACAATTTCACTCGACGGCGCTCTGCTCCCCGACGCGGGCGGCGCTGATCACCGGCCGCAACCACCACTCGGTCGGGTTCGGCGTGATCGGTGAAATGTCGACCGGCTATCCCGGCTACAATTCCGTCATTGGCCAGGAGAGCGCGACGGTCGGGACTATTCTGCGGGACAACGGATTTGCCACCTCGTGGTTCGGCAAGAACCACAACACGCCAACCTATGTGTACAGTTCGGCCGGCCCGTTCGACCAATGGCCGATCGGTATGGGATTTGAATACTTCTACGGCTTCATGGGGGGCGAGACCGATCAGTGGACGCCCTATCTTTTCAAGAACACGACTCAGATTTTTCCGTGGGTTGGCAAGTCCGGCTACAACCTCATCACCGACATGGCGGATGAGGCCATCAACTACATGAACGGCTTGAACGCGTCCGCTCCCGACAAGCCGTTCTTCGTCTATTACGTGCCTGGCGGCACCCATTCGCCGCATCAGCCGAAGAAGGAATGGATCGACAAGTTCAAGGGCAAGTTCGACATGGGCTGGGAGAAGCTGCGCGAGCAGATCTTCGCCAACCAGAAGCGCCTCGGGGTCGTCCCCGCGAACACGGAGCTCACTCCCTGGCCGGATACCCTGCCGAAGTGGGACTCGCTCTCGCTCATCCAGAAGAAGCTGTATGCGCGCGAAGCCGAGGTGTTTGCCGCCTACGCGGCCTACACCGACAATGAGATTGGCCGCGTCATCCAGGCGGTCGAGGATATGGGCAAGCTCGACAACACGCTGATCATCTACATCAGCGGCGACAACGGCACCAGCGCGGAAGGCACGCTCGAGGGCACTCCGAACCAGATGACCGCCTATAACGGCGTTCTGAAACTGCCGGAAGCCGAGCTGATGCTGCACTACGAGAATTGGGGTTCCGACAAGACCTATCCGCATATGTCCGTGGCGTGGTCGTGGGCCTTCGATACGCCGTTCAAGTGGACCAAGCAGGTTGCATCGCATTTCGGTGGGACCCGGCAAGGCATGGCTATCTCATGGCCCGGCCACATCAAGGACGTCGGCGGCATCCGCAGCCAATTTCATCACATTGTCGATATCGTGCCGACGATTCTTGAAGCCACTGGCATTCCCGCACCCGCGACGGTCAATGGCATCAAGCAAAAGCCCATCGAAGGCGTTAGCATGGCCTATACGTTCGACCAGGCCAACGCCAACGCGCCGTCAAAGCGCGACACGCAATACTTCGAGATGTTCGCGAACCGCGGCATCTACCATGATGGCTGGTATGCGTGCACGACGCCGCCCGCTGCCCCCTGGCTTTTGGGAACGGCAAAGCTGCCCGAGATCAGCGAATACAAGTGGGAACTCTACAATATCGCCGAAGACTTTTCGCAAGCCAACGACCTCGCAGCCAGGAATCCCGACAAGCTCAAGGAGCTGCAGGCACTGTTCATGACGGAGGCGGGGAAATACCAGGTCCTGCCGCTGGACAACTCGGTGCTGCCGCGCCTGACTACGCCGCGGCCGAGCGCGACCGCCGGACGAACCGAATTCACCTACAAGGGAGTAAATCCCGGTATCCCCGTCGATAATGCACCCAACATCATGAACAAGAACTACACGATCACTGCCGACATCACCGTCCCGCAAGGCGGGGCTGAGGGAATGATCGTGACGCTCGGCGGCCGCTTCAGCGGCTATGGCCTCTATCTGCTGAAGGGCAAGCCGGTCTTTGTCTACAACATGCTGGATTTGAAGCGATACCGCTGGGAATCGGGCGTAGGTGCGCGGGACTGGTTGGGCACTGCGCTCAAGCCGGGCAAGCACATCATCGCGTTCGATTTCAAATATGACGGCCCGGGTTATGGCAAGGGCGGCGCCGGCGTGCTGTCGGTCGACGGCAAGGAGGTTTCCCGACAATCGATCCCGCACTCGACCTCGTTCATCATGGCGATCGACGAGTCGTTTGACGTCGGCGTGGATACCCGCACCGGAGTGGATGACAGCTACAAGCTGCCGTTCCAATTCACAGGCAAGATCGACAAGCTGACGTTCAAGCTTGGACCGACGCAGGTTTCGAGCGACGAGCATCGAATCATCCAGCACGCCCGCGTCAGAGCAAGCGACTAG